A region from the Sandaracinus amylolyticus genome encodes:
- the leuC gene encoding 3-isopropylmalate dehydratase large subunit, whose protein sequence is MSATADRPRTMFDKIWESHVVAEHPKRPAVLYVDLHLVHEVTSPQAFSTLRERNMKVRRPDRTLATMDHSTPTRPGGLAVVDSEGRRQLEQLMRNCAENNIELYSLGTPRNGIVHVVGPEMGRTQPGMTIVCGDSHTSTHGAFGALAFGIGTSEVAHVLATQCLLQRRPEPVEVLFGGRAPEGVTAKDLVLALIAQIGVDGGTGCVFEYRGEAVRQLSMEGRMTLCNMSIEAGARAGLVAPDDTTYQYLHGRPAVPKGEGWDRALARWRALPTDEGARFAKTITIDVSRLAPMITWGTNPAMAIPIDAPVPRPEDAPDGAERAARQRAIEYTGLEPGKPLLGKKIDVVFIGSCTNSRLSDLREAAAVLAGRKVKEGVRAMVVPGSHDVKKAAEAEGLHEIFKAAGAEWREPGCSMCIAMNEDRLTPGQYAVSTSNRNFEGRQGPGSRTFLASPRTAAACAIAGVVVDPRKLPFVPEVAA, encoded by the coding sequence ATGAGCGCGACGGCGGATCGTCCTCGGACGATGTTCGACAAGATCTGGGAGTCGCACGTGGTCGCGGAGCACCCGAAGCGGCCCGCGGTGCTCTACGTCGATCTCCACCTCGTCCACGAGGTGACCTCGCCCCAGGCGTTCTCGACGCTGCGCGAGCGCAACATGAAGGTGCGCCGCCCCGATCGGACGCTCGCGACGATGGATCACTCGACGCCGACGCGTCCCGGTGGTCTCGCGGTCGTCGACTCCGAGGGGCGTCGTCAGCTCGAGCAGCTGATGCGCAACTGCGCGGAGAACAACATCGAGCTCTATTCGCTCGGCACGCCGCGCAACGGCATCGTGCACGTCGTCGGTCCGGAGATGGGGCGCACCCAGCCGGGCATGACGATCGTCTGCGGCGACAGCCACACGTCGACGCACGGTGCGTTCGGCGCGCTCGCGTTCGGCATCGGCACGAGCGAGGTCGCGCACGTGCTCGCGACGCAGTGTCTGCTGCAGCGCCGCCCCGAGCCGGTCGAGGTGCTCTTCGGCGGGCGCGCGCCCGAGGGCGTGACCGCGAAGGATCTCGTGCTCGCGCTGATCGCGCAGATCGGCGTCGACGGCGGCACCGGATGCGTCTTCGAGTACCGCGGTGAGGCGGTGCGCCAGCTCTCGATGGAAGGGCGCATGACGCTCTGCAACATGTCGATCGAGGCGGGCGCGCGCGCCGGTCTCGTCGCGCCGGACGACACGACGTACCAGTACCTGCACGGTCGTCCCGCGGTGCCGAAGGGCGAGGGCTGGGATCGCGCGCTCGCGCGCTGGCGCGCGCTGCCGACCGACGAGGGCGCGCGCTTCGCGAAGACGATCACGATCGACGTCTCGCGCCTGGCGCCGATGATCACGTGGGGCACGAACCCCGCGATGGCGATCCCGATCGACGCGCCGGTGCCGCGCCCCGAGGACGCGCCCGACGGCGCCGAGCGCGCCGCGCGACAGCGCGCGATCGAGTACACGGGGCTCGAGCCGGGCAAGCCGCTGCTCGGCAAGAAGATCGACGTCGTCTTCATCGGGTCGTGCACGAACTCGCGCCTCAGCGATCTGCGCGAGGCCGCGGCCGTGCTCGCGGGCCGCAAGGTGAAGGAAGGCGTGCGCGCGATGGTCGTGCCGGGCTCGCACGACGTGAAGAAGGCCGCGGAGGCGGAAGGTCTGCACGAGATCTTCAAGGCCGCGGGCGCGGAGTGGCGCGAGCCCGGCTGCTCGATGTGCATCGCGATGAACGAGGATCGACTGACGCCCGGCCAGTACGCGGTGTCGACGTCGAACCGCAACTTCGAGGGCCGTCAGGGCCCGGGAAGCCGCACGTTCCTCGCGTCGCCGCGCACCGCCGCGGCGTGTGCGATCGCGGGCGTGGTGGTCGATCCGCGGAAGCTCCCGTTCGTTCCGGAGGTGGCGGCATGA
- the leuD gene encoding 3-isopropylmalate dehydratase small subunit → MKPFAHLESHALPLLADDVDTDQIIPARFLKTIDKAGLAEGLFAEWRKDPKFVLHKPEHAGAQILIAGRNFGCGSSREHAPWALEAGGFRAVIALGFADIFRGNATRNGVLPVALAPEPHAALVSAVQANPKIEIEIDLENERVKWNGCTATFPIDEFAKHCLVQGIDELGYLVAYADRIRAFERRHDLESLASGEEATS, encoded by the coding sequence ATGAAGCCCTTCGCGCATCTCGAGTCGCACGCGCTGCCGCTGCTCGCGGACGACGTCGACACCGATCAGATCATCCCTGCGCGCTTCCTGAAGACGATCGACAAGGCGGGCCTCGCCGAGGGTCTCTTCGCGGAGTGGCGCAAGGACCCGAAGTTCGTGCTGCACAAGCCCGAGCACGCGGGCGCGCAGATCCTGATCGCGGGGCGCAACTTCGGGTGCGGCAGCTCGCGCGAGCACGCGCCGTGGGCGCTCGAGGCGGGCGGCTTCCGCGCGGTGATCGCGCTGGGCTTCGCCGACATCTTCCGCGGCAACGCGACGCGCAACGGCGTGCTCCCGGTCGCGCTCGCGCCCGAGCCGCACGCCGCGCTGGTGAGCGCGGTGCAGGCCAATCCGAAGATCGAGATCGAGATCGATCTCGAGAACGAGCGCGTGAAGTGGAACGGCTGCACCGCGACGTTCCCGATCGACGAGTTCGCGAAGCACTGCCTGGTGCAGGGCATCGACGAGCTCGGGTACCTCGTCGCGTACGCCGATCGCATCCGCGCGTTCGAGCGTCGCCACGATCTCGAGAGCCTCGCGAGCGGTGAGGAGGCGACGTCATGA